Genomic segment of Vicinamibacterales bacterium:
CGTGCGCCGACTGCTCGATTGGGGCGTGGACGCCGTGATCACCGACCGGCCGGACGTGGCGGTGCCGACGGTCCGCGGGTGGCTGGAGTCACGCGCGCGAAGGTCGGGAACACCTGCCTGAGGATGTAGCCGCGCAGGGCTGCATCGAACGCCTGGGTCTTCTCGAGCTCGCCCTTGCCTGTCGGCACCGACGTCGTGTTGAACGCGACCACGTACCCGGCGCGGATCGCCGGGCAGACGTAGAAGTGCGCGATGAACCCGTTCTGGTTGCCGCTGTGGCCGATGAGGCGCAGTCCGTCACGATCCTCCACGAAGAAGTTCAGGCCGATGGCGACGCGGTCGCCGCCCTCGGTGCTCACCGGCAGTTGCGGCACGAACATCTCCTCGAGCGAACTGCGCTTCAGCACCCCGTCGTGAACGGTCCGCTGCGCGTCGCCGCCGATCAGGAAGGCGAGGTACTTCGCCATGTCGGTGAGCGGCGCATTCAGCCCGCCGTTGGAGACGGTGATGCCCGTGTCCGCGTCGAACGGCGCCGGGCGCGCCCTGCCGTTCTCCACGTAGTAGCTGGCGCTCCGATGGGGGAGGAGGTGGTAAGGCGTCGTGTCGAAGTAGCTCCGCGACATGCCGAGCGGCTTGAAGATGTTCTTGTCGATGTAGACCTCGTAGTCGTCGCCCGTCAGGTCCTCGATGATCCGGCCGAGGAAGATGATGCCCGGGTTCGAATACGAGTGGCGGCTGCCGGGACGGAACTCGACCTCGGTGTAGGGCAGCATCGCGACGATCTGCGCCCAGCCTCGCGGCTCGAATGGGTGCCATGGCTTGTCGCCGCCCCAGGGCCATGTCGGGCCGCGAAAACCGGCACTGTGCGTCATCAGGTGCCTGATCGTGATGTCGCTGATGTCGCCGAATGGATCGTGCACCTGGCGCAGTTCGGGCAGGTACTTCACGACGGGATCGTCGAGCGTCAGGCGGCCCCGGTCGCGCAACTGCATGATCGCGACGGCCGTGAACGTCTTGGTGATCGAGGCCCAGTGGAAGATTGTGTCCGCATCGACGGCATGCTGCCGCGCCACGTCGGCCATGCCGTTCATCAGGCTGGCCACGGCCTGGCCCTCGTGGATGACCAGCAGACCGCTCCCGACGATGGCGTTGTCCTCGAGTCCTCGCTGGTAGAAGGTGCGCAGGCCGTCGATCGCGCGGGCGGACGGGGCGTCCTGCGCGCGGGGAGTCGCGGACAACATGGCCGCGCCGATCACGGCGCCGACCACCAGGTGCGTGGTGATTGGTCGAGTCACAGCGGTCCCTTCGTCATCGGGGACGACCCAGCCGACTCACAACGCCGCGGCTGCTGACCGATGACGCGCACAGTCTGGCGGATCGTCCGGCGTCCGTCAAAGCCGGCTGGCCCCCGTCGGCGTGCCGTTCGCGAGCGATCGGCCGGCGGGAACCGGCAGTTCGCTCCCCGGCTCAGGGCTCGAGGAGCAGCGTCGGTACCTTGGCGAACACCTCGTCGAACATGTCCGGCGTGAGCCGGCCGGTGTTGGTGTTCTGCCGGCTCGGATGGCGAGACGCGGAGATGGCCTCGACAGACGTCATCCGACGAGCAGCGGATTCTCCAGCATCCGCCGCAGTGTGGCGAGGAACCGCGCCCCCTGCGCACCGTCCGCCACGCGGTGGTCGACCGAGAGCGTCAGCTTCATCCGCCGGCCCACCCTCACCTGGCCGTTCTCGACCACCGGCGCCTCACGTACGGCGCCGACCGCGAGGATGCCGGCTTCGGGCGGGTTGATGATCGCGGAGAATTCCTCGATGCCCATCATCCCGAGATTCGAGATCGAGAAGGTGGCGCCAGTGTACTCGTGGGGCTGCAGCCGTCGGTTACGCGCCCGGTCGGCGAGCGTCCGCGCCTCGGCGGCAATCTCGTCGATCGACTTGGAGTCGGCATCCCTGATGACCGGCGTGATCAGGCCATCCTCGAGCGCCACGGCAACGCCGATGTGCACGCGGCCGTACTGCTTCACGTGGTCGCCGGCGAACGACGCGTTCATCTCCGGGTGGCGCTTGAGCGCGGAGGCGGCGGCCTTGATGATCACGTCGTTGAGCGAGATCGGGTAGTTCTCGTCTCGAAGCGCGCGGTAGGCCTCCCAGAGGCGGTCCATCGCCACGTCCACGGTGAGGTAGAAGTGGGGCACCGGGGCCTTGCTCTGGACGAGGCGCCTGGCGATGGTGCGGCGCATCGACGAGAGCTCGATTTCCCTGACCTCGACGGCCGGCTGGCCGCCCGGCAGCGCCGGCTCGGCGCCCGACGCCTGGGCGAGCGCCGCCTCGATGTCGCGCTTGATGACGCGACCCTGCGGGCCCGTTCCCTGGAGGCTCGCGAGGTCGATGCCGGCCTCGGCGGCCATCCGGAGCGCGAGCGGCGACGCGCGCAAGGATCGTCCCGGACCGGCATCGCGCGCGGCAGCCGGAGGCGCTGCACGAAGCGCGGTCGCGGGCAGCGTCACCGGCCGGGTCGGGGCGACGCCGGCGGGGCGCGGCGACGCAGCTGGCGGCGGGGGCGGTGCCTCCCTCGTCGGCGCGACGGGTTCGATCAGTGCCGAGATGTCCTCGTCGGGAGCACCGATGACCGCGATGATCGCGCCCACCTTGATCGTCGCGCCAGCCTGCGCGATCACCTTGCGGAGGACACCGTTCGTGTACGCCTCCATCTCCACCGTCGCCTTGTCGGTCTCGACCTCGGCGAGCGTCTGCCCCGTCTCGACCTTGTCGCCTTCCTGCTTGATCCACCGGAGGATCGTGCCCTCCTCCATCGTGTCGCTCAGCTTGGGCATCACCACGCGCGAAGCCATAGGCGCTCCTGAATCCCGAGTCCTGAATCCCGAATCCTGCTTACTCGATGTACAGCACTTCCTTCACCGCCTGCACGACGCGCGCAGGGGAGGGCATCGCCATGTGCTCCAGGTTCTTGGCGTACGGCATCGGGACGTCCGCCCCCGTCACCCGCGTGACCGGCGCGTCGAGATCGCCGAAGGCATCGCGGTGAATCACGTACGCCAGCTGCGCGCCGATGCCGCTGTATTCCCAGCCTTCTTCGACGATGACGCAGCGGTTCGTCTTCTGGACCGACGCGACCAGCGGCTCCTCGTCGAGCGGCCGCAGCGTGCGCGGGTCGATGACCTCGCACGCGATCCCTTCCGCGGCGAGCGCCTCGGCCGCCTTCAGCGCGATGCTCACCATCTTCGACCACGCGATGATCGTCACGTCCGTGCCCGCGCGCTTCACATCGGCCACGCCGAGCGGCACGGTGTACTCGCCCTCGGGCACCTCGCCCTTCGAACCGTACAGCGTCTCCCCTTCGAAGAAGATCACCGGGTCATCGTCTCGAATCGCGGACTTGAGGAGGCCCTTCGCGTCGTACGGCGTGGAGGGCGCGACAACCTTGAGCCCCGGCACGTGCGCGAACCAGCCTTCGAGCGACTGGGAGTGCTGTGCGGCCAGCTGGTGCGCCGCACCGCCAGGGCCGCGCACGACCATCGGGATCTTGAACTGGCCGCCCGACATGTAGAGCATCTTCGCGGCGCTGTTGATGATCTGATCCATCGCCAGCATCGAGAAGTTCCACGTCATCATCTCGATGATGGGGCGCAGGCCGACCATCGCGGAACCGACGCCGACGCCGGCAAAGCCCTCTTCGGTGATCGGCGTGTCGATCACGCGGCGTTCGCCGAATTCCTGGAGCAGGCCGCGGCTGACCTTGTAGGCGCCCTGGTAGACCCCGACCTCCTCGCCCATGAGGAAGACGTTCGGGTCGCGCTGCATCTCCTCGCGCAGCGCCTGGGTCAACGCGTCACGGTACGTGATCAGAGGCATAGTCTCGACTCGCGTCCCTACTGGTGGCTTCGCGTATACGAGCCGTACGGCTGGCTGTAGACGTCCTCGTAGAGCGCGCCCGCCGGCGGTTCGGGGCTGTGCTCCGCGAACTCCACCGCCGCGTCCACGATTCTGCGCGCCGCGGCGTCGAGCTGCTCGAATCCCTGCCGATCGATCAGCCCGTCGGCCGCCAGCTTCTCGAAGTACCGCTTGATCGGATCCTTGAGCTTCTGCTCCTCGACCTCTTCCTTGGTCCGGTAGTGCCCGTGGACCGGGTCGGACATCGAGTGGCCCATGAACCGGTAGCATCGCGCCTCGATGAGCGTCGGCATGCTCTCGCGGCGCGCGAGGTCGCCGGCCCGGCCGATCGCCTCCCGTACGGCGAGCACGTCCATCCCGTCCACCGTCTCGCTCGCCATGTCGTACGCGCACGCCCGCTGCGCCACGTCGTAGATCGCCGAGGCCCGCTCGATCGCGGTCCCCATCCCGTACCGGTTGTTCTCGACGATGTAGACACAGGGGAGCTTCCAGAGCGCGGCCATGTTGAGCGACTCGTGGAACGCGCCGATGTTCACCGCGGCCTCGCCGAAGAAGCACAGCACGACCTGCGGCCGCGCCTGGTACTTCATCGCGAACGCCACGCCCGTCGC
This window contains:
- a CDS encoding serine hydrolase domain-containing protein; this translates as MTRPITTHLVVGAVIGAAMLSATPRAQDAPSARAIDGLRTFYQRGLEDNAIVGSGLLVIHEGQAVASLMNGMADVARQHAVDADTIFHWASITKTFTAVAIMQLRDRGRLTLDDPVVKYLPELRQVHDPFGDISDITIRHLMTHSAGFRGPTWPWGGDKPWHPFEPRGWAQIVAMLPYTEVEFRPGSRHSYSNPGIIFLGRIIEDLTGDDYEVYIDKNIFKPLGMSRSYFDTTPYHLLPHRSASYYVENGRARPAPFDADTGITVSNGGLNAPLTDMAKYLAFLIGGDAQRTVHDGVLKRSSLEEMFVPQLPVSTEGGDRVAIGLNFFVEDRDGLRLIGHSGNQNGFIAHFYVCPAIRAGYVVAFNTTSVPTGKGELEKTQAFDAALRGYILRQVFPTFARVTPATRGPSAPPRPAGR
- a CDS encoding dihydrolipoamide acetyltransferase family protein, whose protein sequence is MASRVVMPKLSDTMEEGTILRWIKQEGDKVETGQTLAEVETDKATVEMEAYTNGVLRKVIAQAGATIKVGAIIAVIGAPDEDISALIEPVAPTREAPPPPPAASPRPAGVAPTRPVTLPATALRAAPPAAARDAGPGRSLRASPLALRMAAEAGIDLASLQGTGPQGRVIKRDIEAALAQASGAEPALPGGQPAVEVREIELSSMRRTIARRLVQSKAPVPHFYLTVDVAMDRLWEAYRALRDENYPISLNDVIIKAAASALKRHPEMNASFAGDHVKQYGRVHIGVAVALEDGLITPVIRDADSKSIDEIAAEARTLADRARNRRLQPHEYTGATFSISNLGMMGIEEFSAIINPPEAGILAVGAVREAPVVENGQVRVGRRMKLTLSVDHRVADGAQGARFLATLRRMLENPLLVG
- a CDS encoding pyruvate dehydrogenase complex E1 component subunit beta, coding for MPLITYRDALTQALREEMQRDPNVFLMGEEVGVYQGAYKVSRGLLQEFGERRVIDTPITEEGFAGVGVGSAMVGLRPIIEMMTWNFSMLAMDQIINSAAKMLYMSGGQFKIPMVVRGPGGAAHQLAAQHSQSLEGWFAHVPGLKVVAPSTPYDAKGLLKSAIRDDDPVIFFEGETLYGSKGEVPEGEYTVPLGVADVKRAGTDVTIIAWSKMVSIALKAAEALAAEGIACEVIDPRTLRPLDEEPLVASVQKTNRCVIVEEGWEYSGIGAQLAYVIHRDAFGDLDAPVTRVTGADVPMPYAKNLEHMAMPSPARVVQAVKEVLYIE
- the pdhA gene encoding pyruvate dehydrogenase (acetyl-transferring) E1 component subunit alpha, producing the protein MANERLMERPATLAKDVQIDLLAKMLLGRRFEERCAEMYSLQKIGGFCHLAIGQEAVSVGAISTLQPEDYIFCSYRDHVHAIMKGCDPGRVMAELFGRDTGLSRGKGGSMHLFDAGHGMLGGHAIVGGHIPLATGVAFAMKYQARPQVVLCFFGEAAVNIGAFHESLNMAALWKLPCVYIVENNRYGMGTAIERASAIYDVAQRACAYDMASETVDGMDVLAVREAIGRAGDLARRESMPTLIEARCYRFMGHSMSDPVHGHYRTKEEVEEQKLKDPIKRYFEKLAADGLIDRQGFEQLDAAARRIVDAAVEFAEHSPEPPAGALYEDVYSQPYGSYTRSHQ